One genomic window of Pagrus major chromosome 22, Pma_NU_1.0 includes the following:
- the chac1 gene encoding glutathione-specific gamma-glutamylcyclotransferase 1, whose translation MKPQDIVAGKSSLWIFGYGSLVWKPDFKYRRSKVGYIQGYKRRFWHGDNFHRGNDELPGRVVTLIEDDDASTWGVAFEVTGPQVEESLKYLNVRETVCGGYVTKMVDFYAEGESQPPVQALLYIATTDNPLYLGPASAEKIGVQIAMSRGKTGHNLEYLLRLAEFMRRSCPHVEDSHLFSIEAAALTVVSLMLAAQ comes from the exons atgaagccTCAAGACATCGTCGCCGGGAAGAGCAGCCTGTGGATCTTCGGGTACGGGTCACTGGTGTGGAAGCCGGACTTCAAGTACAGGAGGAGCAAGGTCGGCTACATTCAAGGCTACAAGAGGCGTTTCTGGCACGGAGACAACTTCCACCGCGGGAACGACGAGTTG CCCGGAAGAGTGGTGACGCTGATTGAAGATGATGAC GCGAGCACTTGGGGTGTGGCGTTCGAGGTGACGGGCCCTCAAGTCGAGGAGTCCCTGAAGTACCTGAACGTGCGCGAGACGGTCTGCGGCGGCTACGTCACCAAAATGGTGGATTTCTACGCCGAGGGGGAGAGCCAGCCTCCGGTTCAGGCGCTGCTGTACATCGCCACCACCGACAACCCCCTCTACCTGGGGCCGGCCAGCGCCGAGAAGATCGGCGTCCAGATCGCCATGAGCAGAGGGAAGACGGGCCACAACCTGGAGTACCTGCTCCGGCTGGCAGAGTTCATGAGGAGGAGCTGCCCGCACGTGGAGGACAGTCACCTGTTCTCCATCGAGGCGGCGGCGCTGACCGTGGTGTCCCTGATGTTAGCAGCCCAGTAG